Part of the Sulfuricurvum kujiense DSM 16994 genome, ATGGTAGACGGTAGGATTCGTATGTGTTTTGTTCTTAAGCGCCATATCGGCTGTTTCCAGCAAAGGCGAGAATTTGGATGCAGAGATTGAAATGGAAGGGGTACGGGGTTCATTATCGATTAGAATCGGTCTCTCGGAAAAAGTTTTCAGAAATGTTTTGGAAATTGCATGGAGATCGTTGTAGTCGAATAATTCAAACAGGATTCCGAAATCATCCGCACCCAGACGGTAATAAGACGGGTTGTATCCTGCAAAAGGGATGTTCTGTATATGATGTGCGGTTTCGATTAAGAGACGATCCCCCTCTTTCACGCCGTAAAAATCGTTGTAGTGCTTAAACTTGTTAATATTGATCAAGATAAGGGCGGCCTTTTCACCTTTTCGTTTTAAGTCTTCTTCATACGCTTTACGGTTACGAAGCCGGGTAAGAGGGTCTATTCTCGCTTCTCGCTCGCTTTGAACCAAAAAGATGGCGATGATTCCGATACTGATAATGAACAGAGTGACTAGCAAATAGGAAAAATAGGAGACAAAGCGAAGTTCAGCATCCGATTCGCGGTAAAAAGCTGTTTCTGCTTCGCTCAGGGTAGCCGATAAAGCGGGATCTTTTATCTGCTCCGTCACTTTGACAAATTGGGGAAAGTATTGTTCGATAACTTTGAAATGAGAGATCATCCGCTGTGTAAGCTCTTCATTTTTGGGGTTCACAAAACGGTAGTGTTCCAGGGCAGCAATCTTGGGACGCAAAGATGTGATAAGTTCACTGTCCAAAGCGTTTTTTGCCAGTAAAATAGAACCGGCCAACCGATTGATCTCGTAGAGTACCTCTTGTCCCTGAGGGGTGGTCTCATCGTGTTCAAACAAATGCTGCTGTGAGGCTAAAAGGGCTGCAGTTGTATTTTTAATGACGATATTGGTTGTTTGAAAATCATAGATGGCATTAACTTTATGGTTAAATTGTGCGCGGTATTTTTGGAGAGCCGCATAGGTGTTTGGATGCTCCTGAATAATATGCGGATTGCGAAGAAGGATATCCAGCTCTTTGTGAACATGGTTGATTTTGTCATTAATTCCGTCTTGATTGGTATAGAGGAAAAAAGCATTATTTAAGATTTGATTGTCGAGCTGATTCTGAGCTGTTTCTATCGCTTTAAAATTAAGCCCGAGTTTATTTCGATCAGTGAAATAATCATGTGAAAATGTTTTAAAGAGAAATAATGAGATGAGTGCACTGCCGCCAAGCACGGCGGTTAAAGCGAGTTTATGGGAGAGCTTCATCGATATAGACTCGTTTTAGGAAGTTTGCCGGTGAGTGTTTTTAAAAAAGATATGATGTAGGCTGACTCTTGGTCGGAAAGGGTTATACCCAGGTTGTGATATGACATCCGTTTAACCGCATCCTTGAGGGTCGGGGCACTGCCGTCATGAAAATAAGGTGCGGTCAGGGCAATATTGCGCAATGTCGGGACTTTATAAACGTTCTTATCTATCTCCCGCTTGGTAAGGGCATACCGGTCGCTGCTCTTTTGATCCCATTTTACAGGGATGATGACTCCCATTTTTTGAAAAGAGTTGCCTCCCACATTCACGCCGTTATGGCAGGTTGCGCATCCGAGTGTTTTAAAGAGATTATATCCCTCTTGCTCTTCATACGATAGTGTTGATTTCCCTTTCAAAAAGAGATCGAATTTCGCGTTGGGTGTAATAAGCGTTTTTTCATACTCGGCGATCATATCGGCGATATCATCTGAGGTAATGAGACTGCGCTTTGTAATGGTTTGAAATGATTCTTTGTACTCAGGGATCTTCTTAAGGCGTGATACGGCTTCAGCTGCACTAAAGCCCATTTCAATCGGATTATGGATAGGACCGAGTGCCTGTTCACGGAGATTGTTGGCACGGCCGTTCCAAAATTGCTTAAAGTTAAAGGTTGAATTCAATACGGTGGGAGCATTCATGTTTCCCTGCAATTGGTAGATGCCGACAGAGACACTTTCCCCGTCTGTTCCCCCATACGCTCTCTTATGACAGCTTGCGCAAGAGATAGAATAATCTTTGGAAAGGATCGGATCATAAAACAGTTTTTGACCTAAGGCCGCTTTTTGAGGATCGTAAGGAAGTGTTTGAGGGATCGGAGCAATCGGTTCTATTGCATAGGTCAAAGATGATAACAAGCATACAATCCATATCAGCCCCTTCATAACCCAGTGTCCATACCCTTTATTTATATTGTGTTTTAAAAGGAAGTTATTATAATTCAAATTAGATTAAAATATGTTCATTGTATTGCATCTTGAGAAATTGTGTGAGAATAATGTAATAAGTCATTTTAAAGATTGGAGCGTTATAATGACTTATTACAAACATTCGCAATCAAGGAAGTACAATGGGTAAATACGTTGAATTGACAGTATCAAATTTTGATGAAATAACCAAAGAGGGTGTCTCATTGGTAGATTTTTGGGCTCCTTGGTGTGGACCTTGCCGTATGATCGCTCCGGTCATCGAAGAATTGGCGGCAGAATATGAAGGAAAAGCAAATATCTGTAAAGTAAATACAGATGAAGAGCAAGATATTGCGGTAAAATACGGTATCCGTTCTATTCCGACTATCCTTTTCTTTAAAAACGGCGAAGTCGTTGAACAAATGGTCGGTGCCGCATCAAAACAAGCGTTTGCTGATAAGCTGAACGCTCTACTGTAACTCTTTTTATAAAGAAGTGGGGCGATGCCCCATTTTCTGAATCCTTCAATATTATTTCAAAAATTTATTTTAATTATAAATAGAATCTTAACTTTTTACCTTTTTATCCCTCAAAAGTGCCTCTTTATTTATTAGACTGTATCATATACCCATATTAATGTTTTCAATAACAGGAGATCAGGGATGTTGGATTGTGCGATTATCGGGGGAGGACCTGCGGGACTTACTGCGGGACTTTATACTACACGCGGCGGCTTGGATAACGTAACAATGTTTGAAAAAGGGATGCCGGGCGGCCAGATTACAATGAGTTCTGAGATTGAAAATTATCCGGGTGTAACCGGACATATTACGGGAATGGATTTGATGATCCCGTGGCCGGAACAATGTCAGCGTTTCGGTCTGAAACATGAAATGTCGGAAGTGACTCGTGTCGCACGAGGTGAAGACGGTATTTTCATCATCCAGAAATCGGATGGAACAAGCGATGAGGCCAAGAGTGTTATTGTCTGTACCGGATCGGCTCCGAAGCGAGCCGGATTTGTCGGCGAAGATACATTTTTCGGACGCGGTGTCAGTACATGCGCAACCTGTGACGGCTTCTTTTATAAAAACAAAGAGGTTGCGGTTATCGGAGGGGGAGATACCGCACTGGAAGAGGCGCTCTATTTGGCAAAAATTTGTACCAAAGTCTATCTTATCCACCGCAGAGATTCGTTCCGTTCAGCACCCAATACTATTGCACGAGTCAAAGGGACTCCGAATATCGAATTGGTCCTAAATGCGGTCCCCGAAGAGGTTTTCGGCGGTGCAATGGGAGTGGACGGGATACGTGTAAAACTTCAAGACGGTTCACTTCGCCAAATCGATGTTCCGGGAATCTTTGTATTTGTCGGTAATAATGTGAACAATCAGGTATTGATTCAAGAAGACGGCTCTTTTTTATGTGACATGACTCCATGGGGAGAAGTGAAAGTCGATTTAAGTATGAAAACCTCTGTCCCAGGACTGTTCGCAGCCGGAGATATGCGTGAATCTGCTCCGAAACAGGTTGTTTGCGCAGCAGGTGACGGTGCGGTAGCTGCATTGCAGGCAATCGCGTTTGTGGATGGACATCATTA contains:
- a CDS encoding EAL domain-containing protein — translated: MKLSHKLALTAVLGGSALISLFLFKTFSHDYFTDRNKLGLNFKAIETAQNQLDNQILNNAFFLYTNQDGINDKINHVHKELDILLRNPHIIQEHPNTYAALQKYRAQFNHKVNAIYDFQTTNIVIKNTTAALLASQQHLFEHDETTPQGQEVLYEINRLAGSILLAKNALDSELITSLRPKIAALEHYRFVNPKNEELTQRMISHFKVIEQYFPQFVKVTEQIKDPALSATLSEAETAFYRESDAELRFVSYFSYLLVTLFIISIGIIAIFLVQSEREARIDPLTRLRNRKAYEEDLKRKGEKAALILININKFKHYNDFYGVKEGDRLLIETAHHIQNIPFAGYNPSYYRLGADDFGILFELFDYNDLHAISKTFLKTFSERPILIDNEPRTPSISISASKFSPLLETADMALKNKTHTNPTVYHQGLNLHQIIADNVTKARELKDALAENRIVPYFQPIISLSTRSVTKHEVLARIIMKDDQARSIYPYLHIAKESNLYPQLTRAIVTQSFAIIAEHEGDFSINVSIDDIGNKETVALLEQLLEQYESIGKRIIFELLESEAIEEYNEIVEFIVKMRRYGCRIAIDDFGSGYSNFSRILNLAIDIIKIDGSLIRNLDTDDKAITIVQTIVNFTKNSSIKTVAEFVHNEAIADIVEKLEIDSAQGFYFYEPARHPVTVGQP
- the trxA gene encoding thioredoxin; translated protein: MGKYVELTVSNFDEITKEGVSLVDFWAPWCGPCRMIAPVIEELAAEYEGKANICKVNTDEEQDIAVKYGIRSIPTILFFKNGEVVEQMVGAASKQAFADKLNALL
- a CDS encoding NAD(P)/FAD-dependent oxidoreductase — protein: MLDCAIIGGGPAGLTAGLYTTRGGLDNVTMFEKGMPGGQITMSSEIENYPGVTGHITGMDLMIPWPEQCQRFGLKHEMSEVTRVARGEDGIFIIQKSDGTSDEAKSVIVCTGSAPKRAGFVGEDTFFGRGVSTCATCDGFFYKNKEVAVIGGGDTALEEALYLAKICTKVYLIHRRDSFRSAPNTIARVKGTPNIELVLNAVPEEVFGGAMGVDGIRVKLQDGSLRQIDVPGIFVFVGNNVNNQVLIQEDGSFLCDMTPWGEVKVDLSMKTSVPGLFAAGDMRESAPKQVVCAAGDGAVAALQAIAFVDGHH
- a CDS encoding cytochrome-c peroxidase, whose amino-acid sequence is MLSSLTYAIEPIAPIPQTLPYDPQKAALGQKLFYDPILSKDYSISCASCHKRAYGGTDGESVSVGIYQLQGNMNAPTVLNSTFNFKQFWNGRANNLREQALGPIHNPIEMGFSAAEAVSRLKKIPEYKESFQTITKRSLITSDDIADMIAEYEKTLITPNAKFDLFLKGKSTLSYEEQEGYNLFKTLGCATCHNGVNVGGNSFQKMGVIIPVKWDQKSSDRYALTKREIDKNVYKVPTLRNIALTAPYFHDGSAPTLKDAVKRMSYHNLGITLSDQESAYIISFLKTLTGKLPKTSLYR